Genomic window (Notolabrus celidotus isolate fNotCel1 chromosome 15, fNotCel1.pri, whole genome shotgun sequence):
TATTTAATTCAACCTGTAGTTTAGTGGATAGAATAGCTTGTAGGTCTGCTGGATGTGAATCCATCAGAGCACTCACAGTTTTCTGtacattgtgtttttctcctgcagGGCAGTGTCCCTCCTGTCATGGCGTTTCACCTCGGCTCTCTGGGTTTCCTGACTCCTTTCAAATTTGAGTCCTACAAAACTGAAGTGGCCAAGGTGTTTGAAGGTAGATTGACTCTTTAAATATAATACAATCCTTATGTCTTAACTGTTGTAGTCATTATAATGTAAGAGGAAACCTCATGCCTGCTCATGTTTGTATGCACatatatatgtttatgtgttttcaGGCAATGCAGCCATCACTTTACGCAGTCGCCTGAAGGTGAAGGTGGTGAAGGACATGCTTCAGAGGGAAGgccaggagcagcagcagcagcagcagcaggatcacAATGGACTCCTTCCTCATGGACTCACAAACAGCGAGGCTGGGAAGGTCACCCTGCAGCTACAGGTGAGGACACAAAGATCAAGTCTTTATTGACTTATTTGCACCTTGAATCTCTTCTCTGAAGTCCATCAAAGGAGTGCCAGACCAAATATGTTGGGATCATGAAGTTCAGCTGTTTATCAACATCAGCATGGCTCCGGTTCGTCTTTCATTGTTGTCTTAGTCTGATCATTTATCTTGGTCAGAGTTTTTGAGCTCTTAAACAAATATACAAAGTAGAGTAGAAGTCCCTTTTTACTGCAGAGGGCCCAGGAACACTTACACTGAACTTGTATTTTCACCAGAGGACCTAGGGATGAGGCTCAGGTGAGAATCCTGGATTTAAAAAGACGTGCATTTATAGTTCTGCCTCTCGGTTCCTAAAGGCCACATAAATCTTTCAGGATTACACCTCAGAGAGAATTCTGCAGTCAAGTTGTATTTATCTGCAAGGACCTGCTGTGTCAGCATAACTTTTACGTCATACGTGACGCAGCATGTAAACAAAGATGTGAGAACAGGATTATGGTGGGCTGTGGCAAATGATCTAAAGCTGCTGTAAATAGGATAATgacacagcaaaaataaaacatgtgtgGCAAAGACATTACATGCGAGGGAGGACACACGTTCGATATGATGACGCATTTACTTTAATACGGTGTGAATTCAAGGAAGTGGAGCGTATTCGATGTGCTGCAGTCCGCCGTTCACacaaagaatcagaatcaagaatcgATAAGAAAGGGAATCAGTGAGTGGAATGGATACATTTGAAACCCTACCAGAGACTCAATGATGTTACTATTGCTTCGGAAAAAGTGGGCTCTGAGATTATGAGATGCAGCTGCTCTGTCGGTAATCAAACTCATTTGGTTCACCTGATATCAAACAGACTTGTCGTACACGATTTaagaatcatgttttttttacactggtCATTGTTGTTGCAGCTTATTGGTTCCCACACGGAGCttttaaatgcatgaaacaacttcacaaaggcGTTAGAGCTGATAGGCTGACCATCGGTCTTCCCTCAGCACTCATTGGATTGAGAACTTTTTTAATCCATGGTAACAGCTGATCCATGTCCCGATGAGACGATGATTCAAAGGTTTAAATCAGAGTGAGTAAAAGATGAAAGCGTGATGTTCAGTCTTAGTCAAGTCctggagacagacagaaaacctTTAGACCATCATCAGATCTTTAGTCTCTGTGTCCAGACGTCATACTGCAGTAAGTTAAATAACTCAACAACAcagctctttgtttgtgttaatgCTGTTTGAAAGTTGCGTCCAGAATGATGCAGTTTTCCTTAATCAGTTATACGACTCATCTTCATGGTTTACAGACGCAGcgcagacacaaacaggaacatTTAAAGGAAGACTTTAAGTtcctggttcaggtctggagttGAGTTCCTCTGATGGTCTTTATGAGTCTCTGACATGAAGCTGTGAGCCTGTAACGAAGGCAGAGGGTGTGTGTGCTTCGTGTCAGTGTCATCATTGACATGTGTGTCTTGTACTCGTGAGTGAGCAGGGTTGCCACAGTGACAGTCATAACAAAGCTGCATATGtgggtaaaaaaaagaagaagaaaagtcgACTGTTTTGGAAGTTCTGCAGAGCCTGGATACCATGGTAACAGTGGCGTCAACAGAACTGTCTTTACCGAACGGATATCAAGTGAGCTCTGACGCGTTCGGTCTGGCACACGGTGTAACCAAACAAAATGCCTCACTGCCTCACTGCtgcagtcagacacacacacacacacacacacacacacacacacacacacacacacacacacacacacacacacacacacacacacacacagtgtgagtTTAAGCTCAATGACATCATGTCTGCTACATCCAGCGGGAGGTTTGCTCTGAGCTCAGCTGACGTCAGAACATCTGGCAGACATCAGGACTCGAGCGTGGATCATGATTTAGAGGCCGTGTGCATGCCAGCTTAATTCTCTCCCTGTGGACTTCCTTGTTGTCATGTGGGATTGTAATATACTCTCATCCTGCTGATTTATTGAGTGCAATGATTAAGTTCCATATTTTCTGTCTGGAAAAAAAGAGTTGCATTTGAACGTATCCTTTTGAGCTCCACACCACTTCACACAGCCGTGACAGTGTAGTGATTTTACTACAATCATCACTCCATCAGAGGTTGTGTTTGAGTTGTTAGtgaatttgtttttcattagaaCAAAAGTTTCTCGACTTGTATTAATGGAGTTATGAGGCAGTTTTCAGCCATGAGTCAGAGATCATCTGTTAAAGTCACCTTTTATTTAAATACTTCACAATGAGCTCAGCCCGTTTCTATATGAACAGACTTTTACACACTGTTACGCCCCCACCCTCAGGCGGTCCTGTGGGGTTAAGAACAATCCACAAAAATTAGCCAAATGAAATCATAGGAAACACCTTAAACAATCTGAACCACATGGATTTATTAAGACAGACAAATAACcaaaacattaaacaaacacGAGAATCCACTAACAGAGGCACCAAATGCCCCCTCCTGTGAGGGCAGCAGTGGGATCTTTAAGCCTCAGAGCAGGTGAACCTGGTTATATTAGGcaggaagaaacagagagggcaGGGAAAGACACagaccagaaacacacacatatgtaaaACCACTTTCAAATATTCAGCAGTCTTTCCATAGCTTTGGTCAAAATCTGGATAAAAGTATTCAACTGAATGTTAAAAGCTGATGtgcggggcgctggtggcctagcggtcgaagcgccccacatacagaggctacagtcctcgtcgcaggggtcgccagttcgattcccggccggtcagccatttcctgcatgtcttcccccgctctctattccccacatttcctgtctatcttcagctatcctatcaaataaaggccaaaaagccaaaaaaaaaaaaaaaaaagctgatgtgtgttttattttcataatatGCATTTTTATATTCCAGTTATTAATGACCAAATTCACACTCAGTGCATATCTGCAGAATGAAGATGCACTTCAATGTGTCAAAACTTTTACCTCTTTCAGCCTATAGAGGGCACTGCAGTCACATGGCTGTTCAAAATGTAGATCAGAGACCaggatttcaaaatgtttcatgttttgtctTCAGATACATCTAAATTTTGTGCTGTATTTTATCCCAAGCATCAATCAGTTtcaatacaaaataatttaaagttatTGGACACTCTATTCATGAATtctaatgtctgtgtgtgtctgcatgtaggTGTTAAATGAGGTGGTGGTGGACCGAGGCCCGTCCTCCTACCTGTCTAATGTGGACCTGTACCTGGATGGACGACTCATCACCTCCGTTCAGGGAGACGGTAATACAGTCATAAACCTCATTCTTCACAAACTGACACAACAAACttacaaataaagaaactaTACTAGATGAATATGTTGAATGTGGCTcaagtcctcctctcctccctctctgtacTGCAGGTGTCATCGTGTCCACACCCACAGGCAGCACGGCGTAcgcagctgcagcaggagccTCCATGATCCACCCCAACGTACCCGCCATCATGGTCACCCCCATCTGCCCGCACTCGCTCTCCTTCAGGCCCATTGTTGTCCCCGCTGGAGTGGAGCTCATGGTGAGAAGTCTGAAATATCTAAGACAGATCTCTGAGCTCGTCAAGTGATCCTCCGTCTGTGTTCCACTCTGATTCAGATTCTTATTATCTTCTTATGTTGTGTGAAATGACTCTAGAACTTTTGGACAGAGTTCATTTAAATTTGGGTCAGATACACCAGTCATACTGCAAGATTGAACTGTTGTGACTAAGTGGAGCCCTTAAGATCCAACTCCATCATCATCTTCGTCTTCAGACCATCAGTGCATAGTGAAATGATCTTCATCTTCAGACCTTCAGTGCATAGTGAAATGATCTTCATCTTCAGACCTTCAGTGCATAGTGAAATGATCTTCATCTTCAGACCTTCAGTGCATAGTGAAATGATCTTCATCTTCAGACCTTCAGTGCACAGTGAAATGAAAAGTGATGAGATTTGGAGCAAAGGGTTTGCCTGCTAATTCTCAGtatgttgtctttgtgagcATGTAAGCATGttgatgttagcatttagctcgAGACACTTAGTCTTGTTATAAATTCTGTCTGTTCCCTTCTCCCTGAAACAGATCACCCTGTCCCCTGATGCCAGAAACACCGCCTGGGTGTCGTTTGACGGCAGGAAGAGACAGGAGATCCAACATGGAGACTGGTACGCTTCATTAACAGACACAATCACCAGCCGTGTTATTAAACAGACATCTCTCCCCTCAGTCAAGGGTTaacatgctgctgtgtttttgtcctAACAGTATAAAGATCACCACATCCTGTTACCCAGTGCCCTCCATCTGTTGCCACGACCTGGTGTATGACTGGTTCGAGAGCCTGGCTCAGTGTTTGCACTGGAACGTTCGCAAGAGGCAGGCGCGACTGGCCGACGTCTCGGACTCATCAGATACAGAAAACTGAAAGATGAACTTTAAGGCTCTTTCCAGCAGCCAGGTCAACCTGCAGTCATGTTCACAACACAACCCACAGGCTGAAAACTAGAGCATGTTTGTCTCACGATAAGACAGTGTTACATTATCATCATGgggagcatgtgcagagtgtaTATTGAACCTGAGAGAGCCTCTCATTACATTCCATTACTGAGAACACACTGTCATTCATGTGTCGCTTACAGGGAGAATGCATGTGCCTCACGTAGAAATGAAAACAGCTGCAGTCACTTAAATCAATTCAGTTTGAAATAATGTGAAAGATTATTTCGACTTGAAGCACTTAATCATCTCTGTGGTGATCAGTGTGTAAGCTTTAGGCCTCTCTGGCGTACTTTGCAATAGGTAGGAAGACTGTAAGTGTGAGATGTGTACATACAGAATGCTAGGATGAATTTATTTAACGCCATATTTATgtgatatttatatattttcattatATAGGCTTTGTAAGACTCAAAGTGTGTTTCTAAGTCAGCCAAAGACTTCTGTGCTGTATGAGTGTTCTGTAACATCATCCAGAGCAAACTTAATGTGACTCCTTACAGACGCTGTGaggaattttatttattttcaagatgtttttctctttttttgtcgaGTTGTAGCTTCATGTCAGATGGCATGATGTGAAACAAAACCAAATAGAAAGAGTTGGAAAAAGCTTTCATGAAACGTGTTATTTTTCATTGTCATTAAAAAGCTGTTGAAATGATTCTTCATATTTATAAAGATTAAAACCAATTTATTTAAAATCTTCTTCAACAACCCCTACCATAgatagaccgtactctgttaaattatcaataaagacccaacatcaagacaggataagatccagtctcctcttacagacaggacttgatcttatttcatcttaatccaccatgagcattgcacctcacagtattgagcaagttacagcggcaaggacaaacttcctttaaccctcctgttaccctcaaatttactaacatcttttatccttggggtcaatttgaccccaaggataaaaacctctagaaactgattgttacccaggtttatgtgtcaggtactttatgtttctttgttgactacctaaatacccctttcaataaaatattttaagcataattattagacctttattttaccaggtaaaaatgtttgagaaccagttctcatttacaaacatgacctgaccaagaggcaCCAACGGGaactcatatacacacacatagacatataaacataaaatagaacaaaagtgaacaatTAACAAGCAAtgtaaaaaagtatgtgtgtatataagtatgcatgtaagtaaagtccgaagtgatcagcaggaggaacagtcaaCTAAAATTTGTTGAAGTTTAAGCTTTaaggttgtgagtggagtcaaagttgagagtttgagg
Coding sequences:
- the nadkb gene encoding LOW QUALITY PROTEIN: NAD kinase b (The sequence of the model RefSeq protein was modified relative to this genomic sequence to represent the inferred CDS: substituted 1 base at 1 genomic stop codon), producing the protein MDNSESSTSSGPLAVLDRGTAQPSAPSGQLSEPPRPSKHREHLSKSPRRRRKGTKLQRRGGDHEQLLWEIERRRLPGQHEHLEPSGSASDTAESSPKRRAHFLHGPYPATHFGPKACILPNPTSVMHIQDPASQRLTWNKPPVNVLVIRKIRDESLVEPFKELCRFLVEEKQMMVYVERRVADDATLSKDEAFGSIRNQLCTFREXYDDISDCIDLIICLGGDGTLLYASSLFQGSVPPVMAFHLGSLGFLTPFKFESYKTEVAKVFEGNAAITLRSRLKVKVVKDMLQREGQEQQQQQQQDHNGLLPHGLTNSEAGKVTLQLQVLNEVVVDRGPSSYLSNVDLYLDGRLITSVQGDGVIVSTPTGSTAYAAAAGASMIHPNVPAIMVTPICPHSLSFRPIVVPAGVELMITLSPDARNTAWVSFDGRKRQEIQHGDCIKITTSCYPVPSICCHDLVYDWFESLAQCLHWNVRKRQARLADVSDSSDTEN